The Vibrio toranzoniae sequence CACCAGAACCCGCAAATAAGCCGATACGCTGCCCTTTCCCCACCGTGAGCAAACCATTAATAGCCTTTAAACCAACATCAAGTGGTTCAGAAATCGGTTTACGAGCTAGAGGGTTGATTGGCTCAGCATTAAATGAAGCGCGTTGCTCGGTATAAATTGGACCTAGCCCGTCGAGTGGATTACCGACACCATCGATCACTCGACCAAGCAACTCCATCCCAACCGGGATACCGCTCTCTGAGGTCATTGGCGTGACACGAGCGCCAGGTAATATCCCCGTGATTTGCTCACTCGGCATCAAAAATAGGTTATCACCAGAGAAACCAACCACTTCGGCTTCCATCTGACCAGACATGGTTTCAACTAAACACAGGCTGCCGATGGGTGCTTTACAGCCCGTCGCTTCAAGCGTTAAGCCAATTACGCGTACTAACTTACCTGATGCAATGGGTCGCGATTTTAGCCCTTCGACTTTGTATTGGCTAAGACGGTTCGCTAACTCAAGCATTACTCATGGCCTTGGTGACGGTTTGCGCCGCAGAAACTGTGAAGCACGTTCTTCACACGCTCTTCCATGCGGTAGTTAACACTCGACTCACCCGCTTCGATTTGTACGTCACCACGATTAAGTGCAGGCTCTGCCACCAGCGTCCAATTGCGGCAATCCAGATCCGTTTCGCCATACGCAGAACGAATAATCGCGACGTCTTCAGGGTTAAGCTTCAATGTGATCGCGTGACCAGAAATAGGCAATGACTCTACCGATTCTTTCACGGTATCTAATATGATCTGTGGGTTGGTTTGTACTTCAACATGAACCACTTCTTTGACCATGGTCAGCACCATGTCTACCAGTTGTTTCTCAACCTGAGCGTTCATTAGCTCTAAAGGTTGGGCAAACTGATTAGCGAGCCCCATAAAGATAGCAACTTGCTGTTGAATATACTCCTGACCTGCCGTTACGCCTTCAAGCTTACCGGCTTCACTGCCTTCTGCATGACCTGCGGCAAGCCCTTCTTCTTTGCCTTTTTCGTAGCCCTGCTTAAAGCCAGCCTCTTGCCCCTGGTAAAGCCCTTCCTGATAAGCGCCCTGCTTGATCAGTTCGATTTGCTCTTCCGTCAGAACCAACTCTTCATCTTCGATGGCTTTTTCAACCGTCGGCATCCAACTAGGATCGTAATTAAAGGCCGTTTCTTTGGCTTGTTGACTCACATCAGAGGTGTAATCAGGCAGCCCCCATTTTTGAGGTTGAGCTACCGTATTATCTTCTTCAGGGCGAAGGAAGCCGCGTTTTCTATCACCTGACATATCAGTACCTATCATGAGTGAGTCAAACTGCTTAGTACATTCAAGCAGTTAAACTTAATTAATGTATGGTTCGAAATTGGATAAAGAAAAGCCCCAGCAGTGTGGGGCTTTGAGGTTTCTGTATTAAAGGAACTCGTCGGCGCCACCAGATAGCATAATCTCGCCACTGTCTGCCATTTTCCTCGCAATCCCCAAAATCTCTTTCTGAGCCGCTTCAACGTCAGAAACTTTCACTGGCGGCATCGCCTCAATATCGTCTCTCATCATATCCGCTGCACGTTTCGACATGTTCTTAAAGATCTTCTCACGTAAACCGTCATCAGCGCCCTTAAGCGCTTTCTGTAGAACGTCTTGTGGGACATCACGCAGCAATCTCTGGACACCTTGATCATCAACTTCAATAAGGTTTTCAAAGACAAACATAAGATCTTGAATCTGTGTCGCCATGTCTTCGTCTTGGTCACGGATTTGATCCATCAAGACACCTTCAACGTTGTTGTCCATGTAGTTCATGATCTCAGCCGCAGCTTTCAGGCCACCGATTTTGGCAGCTTGGGCACCCGCTTGACCCGCAAACTGTTTCTCCATGATTTCGTTCAGTTCAGCAAGAGCGGAAGGTTGAACTTCTTCAAGGTTGGCAATACGCATCATCAGGTCCAGACGAACACGCTCTGGGAACTGAGACAATATTTCTGCCGATTGGTCAGAATCGAGGTACGACAGCACAATGGTTTGTATCTGAGGGTGTTCGTTGATGATGATGCTCGCCACCTGACGAGGATCCATCCACTTCAACGAATCCAACCCTTTCGAGCCAGTGCCGAGAAGTATTTGGTCCACAAGGTTATTCGCCTTATCCTCACCCAGAGCAGCCACCAGCGCATTACGCATAAAGTCTTCACTGCCCATACCAATATTGGTGTACTTCTGAATATCATCTAAGAATGCACGGTGAACCGCACCCACTTTTTCTTGAGATAGATCCGCAGCTCGCGCCATCGCACTACCTACACGTTGAACCTGCTTAGGCTCAAGGTGGCGAATAATACCAGCAGCGTCTTCTTCATTTAAACTTAGTAATAAGATCGCCGCGCGCTCATCGCCTGAGATAGAGCCGATATCCACGCTAGAGACATCAAGCACTTCACCGCCTTCCGTTTGTTGTGGAACTATTTCGTTAGCCATCTACCATCCAATTTTTAACTACTTGAGCTGCTAGCTCTGGTTCATTCGCTACGAGTGCACGTACTGCTTTCAGCACGTCTTCGTCTTTATGAAGGTTTGGTAAGTCGATACTTGAACCAAACTCAAACAGTTCGCCACCTTCGATATCACCACCAATTAAGCTGGTTTCGCCATCAGCACCAATTGGCATACCGTCAGGACCATACATCTGTTCATCGTTGTCCGCTGCAGGATTAAGCAGTTTCTTCATTGCTGGACGAACAAGGACCAACACCACCACAATGATGACCAACGCACTTGCAAACCAACGTACCCAATCATTAAAGTTTGGATGCTCCCAAATTGGGACATCAGCAACAACATCGGTTACTTGAGGTGCAAACTGCATGCTTAATACGTTGAGTAAATCGCCACGGGTTTCATCAAAACCCACAGTGCCAATCAAAACCTGACGAATCGCGTTGATCTCGCTTACAGGGATTGGCGTGTGGACCACTTCACCCGTATCTGGATTCAATGATTGGCGGTCTTTTATTGCGACAGATACTGTCTGACGGTTAACCGTTCCACTCTGTTTACGTTCATGGCTAATGGTTGTGTCTAACTCGAAGTTTCGGGTCGCTTCTTTATGAACCGAACCTTGGCCCGTCAAAGAACCATCTTTCATTTGAGCAACATCTTGCGGAATTGAGGCATCAGCAGGTGGCTGATTACTCAAAGCACCAGGAATTCCGGCAACCGTATTGCCATTATTATAGTCTTCTAGCGTGTACTCACTTCGAGTCGCGGGGGTATTTGGATCAAAACGTTTTCTCGTTTGCTCCACCGCACTAAAATCGAGCTGAATATCAACCTGCGCGGTATAGTTACCAAACCCAAGAATCGGAATCAGAATAGAGTCAATTTTCTCACGCAGCGCTTGCTCTTGGTTACGCTCTAATTCGTGTTCTTTACGACGCGCCGCTGACATCGGGTCTTGAGAGCCTGAACTCAGAAGTCGACCATGCTGATCGGTTACGGTAATACGTGAGGTTTTCATGCCCGGAACGGCACTCGCCACCATATCCACAACAGAATCCACTTCTTGTTGCTTAAGGTTGGTGCCCGTTTTAAGGGTTAGGAATACAGAAGCAGAGGCTTCTTGATTGTGACGCACGAACACACTTTGCTTCGGCAAGGCCAGTAAAACCTGTGCTTTACGAACCTGTTTCATCTGTTCAATGGCTTTCGCAAGCTGTCTTTCACGGCTTAATTTAAGGCGCTCTTGCTCCAAACGTTGTGACACACCAAAACCCATGTCTTGCATGAGAATGTCATCACCCGCGTTTCGCTCTTGGTTCAAACCAGCTCGAACCATATTCAACTTCAGAGAGTTGTACTCGCTGGCAGGAACAGAGATAGTGTTGCCTTCAAGAGAGTACTCGATCTTTTGCAGGTCTAAGTAATCCAGAACGGGGATCAACTCTTCTGTTTCGTAAGCCCCTAATGGACGCATTTCTGGCTCTTTTACCCAGAAAAAAAGCATCACAATAAGCGCTACACAAATAGAAATAGAAAGGACTAAGACAACCTGACGAAGTAAATCGAGATCGCCCACGGCCATATCGAATTTCGATGAACTGCGTTCACCTAGATCGGGATTTTGCCCTTCTCCGTCAAGCTCAGAACCTGCAATAAGTGCGTGATCGTTACTGTCGTTTACGGCTAAATCTGTTGTTTGACTATTATCTGCCACTATTTAACTACCTAAATTATACCGGCATATTCATCAGCTCTTTGTACGATTCGACCAATTTATTTCTAATTTGGATCGTCGCCTCAAAAGCCACACTAGATTTATTACGAGCAATCATCACATCGGATAGAGACACGCTTTGGTCACCACTATCAAAACGTGCTTGAAGATTACCTGAGGTCTTTTGTAATGAGTTCACATTATTGATGGCTTGCGTAAGCATGTTGCCAAAATCTGCACCGACCGCTTGCCCCGTTGCTGCGGGACGCGTGCTAGCAGCTTCAACCATCATTGCCTGCATTTCGCCTTGTAAACCATCTATTTTCATCTACTACCTCAGGAGTCAAAATTATGACTATCTATTTCGCTGTATTATTGACTGAGCAATTAGCGTGCCACACATCATTTTGACTAGACATCGTACTACAACAATCAGAAAGCTGGCACTACTAATCTATCCTCAGTTTGGGATATCTATTCCAGCATCACGCATTTTCGCCAACTTATAGCGCAATGTACGAGGACTAATGCCCAGTTTTTCGGCCATATCTTTGCGTCGACCATTACACGCGATCAAGGTTTCAAGAATTATTGCATACTCTTGATCTCTAAGCTCATTGCCAAGTCCTTCACTGCTAGCTACTACTTTATTGATTGGGTTTGCTTCGGAAATAGGTTTAATTTCTGGCGCCGCAACATCGTTACCTTCAACAATTTGTTGTAGACCACTAGCATCTTGCCAATCAACACCTTCAAGAAGGATGTGCTCACCAGATATATGCTCTTTCTCACTCAATATTAGCGCACGCTGTATTACATTATCCAATTCACGCACATTTCCCGGCCACGGATAATTGACGAGTTTACTAATAGCTTGCTCAGACAGAGCAGGAACAGGCATTCCAAGTTTAGTGCAATGGCGTTCAATCAAATGCTTCGCAAGCGGCTCAATATCGCCTTTACGTTCACACAGAGCTGGCCAAGTAATTGGGAAAACATTCAGTCTGTAGTATAGATCTTCACGGAAGTTCCCTTCAGAAACATACTGTTTAAGATCTCGGTTACTGGTCGCCAACACACGAACATCTAATTTGATGCTCTTACGGCTACCTAGGCGTTCAACCTCACGTTCTTGCAATACACGTAGTAATTTCGCTTGAAGGCTAAGATCCATTTCACTGATCTCATCCAACAAAATAGTGCCACCTTGCGCCTGTTCGAATTTACCTGGACACGCCTGAATAGCGCCAGTAAAAGCGCCTTTTTCATAACCAAACAGGGTCGCTTCCAACATATTATCGGGGATCGCAGCGCAGTTAATCGCGACAAACGGTCCATCCTTGCGACTCGAAGCATTGTGAATGTAGCGAGACATCACCTCTTTACCGGAACCACTAGGCCCCAACACCATGACATTGGCGTCAGTTTTCGCTACTTTATCAGCCAGCATCATTAACTTGATGCTTTTTTCATCGGCAACGATGGCATCGCCATTATCATCCGACTTCACAGGAGCGTAGCGGCTCACCATGTTTAGCAATACTTCTGGCGCAAATGGCTTCGCCATGTAGTCGATCGCGCCCTCTTTCATTGCCGCCACTGCATCTTCGATGTTGGCATAGGCAGTCATCAACAATACCGGTAAATTTGGCCAATGCTGCTTGATGTTTCGCAATAGTGCCAAACCACCCATGCCCGCCATTTGAACGTCAGATACAACAATATCAACGGAGTTGGATTTTAATTTTACCAGAGCATCTTCCGCACTATCCGCTTCCAGCCATTCATAACCAGCAAGCGCGAGAGTGTCGACAAGGGCTTCGCGTAGACCTTCATCATCTTCGACGATTAACACTTTGCTTTGAGCCATAGGATTCTCCAGTGTAAATTCAGTTAAACTTATTAGTCTTCAGTAGAAGCGCTTCTTTCAAGTGGCAAGCACATGGTAAAACATGCGCCATCACCTTCTTCTGAGATCAATTCCAGCCGGCCTTCATGGGCTCGACATACCATTTGTACAACCGCTAAGCCTAAACCTGTACCTTGAGAACGGGTGGTAAAGAAGGGTTCCATAATTTTACCTTGAAGCTCCTTGGGTACACCGGGGCCACTGTCTTGTACTGATATCTTAAGTTCACCGTTTACCGGTCTAAAAAAAACATCAATCTGCGATTCCTTACCAGCAATTTGAACCGCATTCAAAACCAAGTTGCTTAACGCCGAAGCGATCGCATTTGCGTTACCAAACATTTGAGTCTCTTCGCCTTCCACTTCTTGGCAATAATCAATCTGGTTGGTTTTTAATGCCGCTTCAACCATAGGGTGGAATTCATTGATCAATTCAGCCACAGTAAATGGCTTAACTACTTTGTTGTCGCCCCCTTTAGCAAACAACAGCATATCATTAACTTGCTTCTCTAAGTCATGCAACCTATCCATAAGCTTAGATTGAAAACGCGTCTTTGTTGCCGACGGTAGGTTTGGCGCGGCAAGGTTGGATGCATACAGCATCGCGCTAGAAAGTGGCGTACGGACCTGATGCGCCAGCGAAGCGACCATTCGACCTAACGACGACAAGCGCTGGAGATCACTCACACGAGATTGCAATAGACGAGTCTCAGTCAGGTCGGTAATCAAGATAAGTTGACCTGTCGTAGAAGCAGAAATCGCTAAACGCACTTTTCGTCCGTTCTTTAATGAGATCTCATGACCGTCATCGTCTTTTGGGTCGAAGGCACTTTGAATCACCGAAAACCACTTCTCACCAACTAACTCAACACTGAGAATACGGTGCGCTTCTGGGTTAGCTTCTCTCACTTCACCATGTGTATCTAACAAGATAACACCAGCGGGCATCACATCGAGCACTTGTTTATAGCGCTCAACTTGCTGCTCAACAGAGTCTAGGTGTGACTGATTTTCTGGTTCGTTAGATACGTGCATATCAAAAATTTGCCTCAAATACTAAAACAGCCTGGCACGTACA is a genomic window containing:
- the fliH gene encoding flagellar assembly protein FliH, which gives rise to MSGDRKRGFLRPEEDNTVAQPQKWGLPDYTSDVSQQAKETAFNYDPSWMPTVEKAIEDEELVLTEEQIELIKQGAYQEGLYQGQEAGFKQGYEKGKEEGLAAGHAEGSEAGKLEGVTAGQEYIQQQVAIFMGLANQFAQPLELMNAQVEKQLVDMVLTMVKEVVHVEVQTNPQIILDTVKESVESLPISGHAITLKLNPEDVAIIRSAYGETDLDCRNWTLVAEPALNRGDVQIEAGESSVNYRMEERVKNVLHSFCGANRHQGHE
- the fliG gene encoding flagellar motor switch protein FliG, producing MANEIVPQQTEGGEVLDVSSVDIGSISGDERAAILLLSLNEEDAAGIIRHLEPKQVQRVGSAMARAADLSQEKVGAVHRAFLDDIQKYTNIGMGSEDFMRNALVAALGEDKANNLVDQILLGTGSKGLDSLKWMDPRQVASIIINEHPQIQTIVLSYLDSDQSAEILSQFPERVRLDLMMRIANLEEVQPSALAELNEIMEKQFAGQAGAQAAKIGGLKAAAEIMNYMDNNVEGVLMDQIRDQDEDMATQIQDLMFVFENLIEVDDQGVQRLLRDVPQDVLQKALKGADDGLREKIFKNMSKRAADMMRDDIEAMPPVKVSDVEAAQKEILGIARKMADSGEIMLSGGADEFL
- the fliF gene encoding flagellar basal-body MS-ring/collar protein FliF, translated to MADNSQTTDLAVNDSNDHALIAGSELDGEGQNPDLGERSSSKFDMAVGDLDLLRQVVLVLSISICVALIVMLFFWVKEPEMRPLGAYETEELIPVLDYLDLQKIEYSLEGNTISVPASEYNSLKLNMVRAGLNQERNAGDDILMQDMGFGVSQRLEQERLKLSRERQLAKAIEQMKQVRKAQVLLALPKQSVFVRHNQEASASVFLTLKTGTNLKQQEVDSVVDMVASAVPGMKTSRITVTDQHGRLLSSGSQDPMSAARRKEHELERNQEQALREKIDSILIPILGFGNYTAQVDIQLDFSAVEQTRKRFDPNTPATRSEYTLEDYNNGNTVAGIPGALSNQPPADASIPQDVAQMKDGSLTGQGSVHKEATRNFELDTTISHERKQSGTVNRQTVSVAIKDRQSLNPDTGEVVHTPIPVSEINAIRQVLIGTVGFDETRGDLLNVLSMQFAPQVTDVVADVPIWEHPNFNDWVRWFASALVIIVVVLVLVRPAMKKLLNPAADNDEQMYGPDGMPIGADGETSLIGGDIEGGELFEFGSSIDLPNLHKDEDVLKAVRALVANEPELAAQVVKNWMVDG
- the fliE gene encoding flagellar hook-basal body complex protein FliE produces the protein MKIDGLQGEMQAMMVEAASTRPAATGQAVGADFGNMLTQAINNVNSLQKTSGNLQARFDSGDQSVSLSDVMIARNKSSVAFEATIQIRNKLVESYKELMNMPV
- a CDS encoding sigma-54-dependent transcriptional regulator encodes the protein MAQSKVLIVEDDEGLREALVDTLALAGYEWLEADSAEDALVKLKSNSVDIVVSDVQMAGMGGLALLRNIKQHWPNLPVLLMTAYANIEDAVAAMKEGAIDYMAKPFAPEVLLNMVSRYAPVKSDDNGDAIVADEKSIKLMMLADKVAKTDANVMVLGPSGSGKEVMSRYIHNASSRKDGPFVAINCAAIPDNMLEATLFGYEKGAFTGAIQACPGKFEQAQGGTILLDEISEMDLSLQAKLLRVLQEREVERLGSRKSIKLDVRVLATSNRDLKQYVSEGNFREDLYYRLNVFPITWPALCERKGDIEPLAKHLIERHCTKLGMPVPALSEQAISKLVNYPWPGNVRELDNVIQRALILSEKEHISGEHILLEGVDWQDASGLQQIVEGNDVAAPEIKPISEANPINKVVASSEGLGNELRDQEYAIILETLIACNGRRKDMAEKLGISPRTLRYKLAKMRDAGIDIPN
- a CDS encoding sensor histidine kinase, producing MHVSNEPENQSHLDSVEQQVERYKQVLDVMPAGVILLDTHGEVREANPEAHRILSVELVGEKWFSVIQSAFDPKDDDGHEISLKNGRKVRLAISASTTGQLILITDLTETRLLQSRVSDLQRLSSLGRMVASLAHQVRTPLSSAMLYASNLAAPNLPSATKTRFQSKLMDRLHDLEKQVNDMLLFAKGGDNKVVKPFTVAELINEFHPMVEAALKTNQIDYCQEVEGEETQMFGNANAIASALSNLVLNAVQIAGKESQIDVFFRPVNGELKISVQDSGPGVPKELQGKIMEPFFTTRSQGTGLGLAVVQMVCRAHEGRLELISEEGDGACFTMCLPLERSASTED